A window of the Cytophagaceae bacterium genome harbors these coding sequences:
- a CDS encoding transmembrane 220 family protein: MRYIYYLVFALFAYFVVVQYNDPDPLVWMAAYSFPIYLVYQNMKGKISGKTLVLVAIPYIFWAINQFPPAWEGLLLNEMGMKTINIELGRESLGLGITALILLLLSLRKIEK; the protein is encoded by the coding sequence ATGAGATACATTTACTATTTGGTTTTTGCACTGTTTGCCTATTTTGTAGTGGTACAATACAATGACCCGGATCCATTGGTTTGGATGGCGGCTTATTCGTTTCCAATTTATTTGGTTTACCAAAATATGAAAGGCAAAATATCTGGAAAAACTCTGGTTTTGGTAGCAATTCCTTATATTTTTTGGGCCATAAATCAGTTCCCTCCAGCATGGGAAGGATTATTGCTTAATGAGATGGGGATGAAAACAATCAATATTGAGCTTGGAAGGGAATCTTTGGGATTAGGAATTACAGCATTGATTTTGTTACTTTTATCTCTTCGGAAAATTGAAAAATAA
- the fsa gene encoding fructose-6-phosphate aldolase, with amino-acid sequence MKFFIDTASLSEIKEAQDLGILDGVTTNPSLMAKEGIGGEENVKKHYKAICDIVDGDVSAEVISTDYEGMIREGEELVKIDDQIVVKIPMIKDGIKAIKYFSERGIRTNCTLVFSAGQALLAAKAGATYVSPFLGRLDDISTDGLVLIEEIRTIYDNYGYQTQILAASIRHPMHILNCAKIGADVMTGPLSAILALLNHPLTDLGLAKFLADHAKVNK; translated from the coding sequence ATGAAATTTTTTATAGACACAGCGAGCCTTTCGGAAATCAAAGAGGCTCAGGACCTGGGTATTTTAGATGGTGTTACTACCAATCCCTCATTAATGGCCAAAGAAGGCATTGGAGGTGAAGAAAACGTAAAAAAACATTACAAAGCAATCTGTGACATCGTAGATGGTGATGTGAGTGCTGAAGTAATCTCGACTGACTACGAAGGTATGATCAGAGAAGGAGAAGAACTTGTGAAAATCGATGATCAGATTGTGGTTAAAATCCCGATGATCAAAGACGGTATCAAAGCCATTAAGTATTTCTCTGAAAGAGGTATCCGTACCAACTGTACTTTGGTATTCTCTGCCGGACAAGCACTTTTAGCAGCTAAAGCCGGTGCAACTTACGTATCGCCATTTTTAGGAAGACTTGACGATATCAGCACTGACGGTTTGGTTTTGATCGAGGAAATCAGGACTATCTATGATAATTATGGTTACCAAACCCAGATTTTGGCGGCATCTATTAGACACCCAATGCACATTTTGAATTGTGCTAAAATCGGTGCTGATGTAATGACAGGGCCGCTTTCAGCAATTTTGGCATTGCTTAATCACCCATTGACAGACCTTGGCCTGGCAAAATTCCTTGCTGATCACGCCAAAGTTAATAAATAA
- a CDS encoding ATP-binding cassette domain-containing protein: MDSVISLKNAYIFQKDNLILSDVNFEIKQGEFVFLIGKTGSGKSSLLKTLYADLFLEKGQGVVAGYELEKIKYKEIPFLRRKIGIIFQDFQLLPDRNIQQNLRFFMEAMGWEEKAKINERIVEVLEMVGLPEVLNKMPHQLSGGEQQRIAIARALLNHPAILLADEPTGNLDPEKSVEILKLFMKINQVSKTAVLMATHELDLIERFPKRTLFCDGGQIKDLSDN; this comes from the coding sequence ATGGATTCTGTAATTTCACTTAAAAATGCATACATTTTTCAAAAAGACAACCTCATACTTTCAGATGTAAACTTTGAAATTAAGCAGGGTGAGTTTGTATTTTTAATCGGAAAAACCGGAAGTGGAAAGAGTTCATTATTAAAAACACTTTATGCCGACTTGTTTCTCGAAAAAGGCCAGGGAGTAGTTGCCGGTTACGAACTAGAGAAAATTAAGTATAAAGAAATACCATTTTTAAGGAGAAAAATCGGGATAATTTTTCAGGATTTCCAATTGCTTCCCGACAGAAATATTCAACAGAATTTGCGTTTTTTCATGGAGGCAATGGGCTGGGAGGAAAAAGCCAAAATCAATGAAAGGATTGTTGAAGTTTTGGAAATGGTAGGTCTTCCCGAGGTTTTAAATAAAATGCCGCATCAACTATCAGGTGGCGAACAACAAAGAATTGCCATTGCACGGGCTTTATTAAATCACCCTGCTATTCTTCTTGCAGATGAGCCAACTGGTAATCTTGATCCGGAAAAATCAGTGGAAATTTTGAAATTATTCATGAAAATAAATCAGGTTTCCAAAACTGCGGTGCTCATGGCTACACATGAACTTGACCTGATTGAGAGATTTCCAAAAAGAACTTTATTCTGTGACGGTGGTCAAATCAAAGATCTCAGCGATAACTAG
- a CDS encoding bifunctional response regulator/alkaline phosphatase family protein — protein MQRFTILWADDEIDLLKPYIVFLENKGYDVTPVPSGADAIDLVEKNNYDLIFLDEMMAGMTGLDTLVQIKKIKAHIPVVMITKSEEERIMEEAIGSKIADYLIKPINPNQILLSIKKLLDNKRLVSEKTNSSYMQDFRQISMQYNDDLDFNEWVEIYKKLVFWELEIDRSVDKSMEEVFLMQKSEANIRFCEFVEDNYEGWMTDPKVKKPVFSFNLLKQKVFPLIKPQSPLFFILIDNFRLDQWKIMEEIINDLFVVEEEDTYFSILPTATSYARNAIFSGLSPLEMSKQHADLWVNDEGDNEDGLNKNEEEFLRRQLKRNNLNHKFSYHKILTNNQAKSLVDGFSNLLKDDLIVVVYNFIDMLSHARTDMAVIKELAPDEAAYRSITRSWLLHSPLLDFLKLIASKNGRVVITTDHGMVKVKNAKRIVGDRNVNTNLRYKQGKNLNLDDKRDGIIEVRRPENFKLPSPNVSTSYFFTTNDYFFAYPNNFNHYVSHYRDTFQHGGVSLEEMIIPFAVLKAK, from the coding sequence ATGCAAAGATTCACCATTTTATGGGCCGACGACGAAATAGACTTACTTAAACCATATATAGTTTTTCTCGAAAATAAAGGTTACGATGTTACACCTGTACCTAGTGGTGCAGATGCAATAGATCTGGTCGAAAAAAACAATTATGATCTCATTTTTTTGGATGAAATGATGGCCGGAATGACCGGATTGGATACTTTGGTACAAATCAAAAAAATCAAAGCCCATATACCTGTGGTGATGATTACCAAGTCAGAAGAAGAGCGGATAATGGAAGAGGCAATAGGCTCAAAAATAGCCGATTATCTTATTAAACCCATCAATCCGAATCAGATTCTGCTTTCCATAAAAAAATTGCTCGATAATAAAAGGTTGGTTTCTGAAAAAACCAATTCCAGCTACATGCAGGACTTCAGGCAGATATCGATGCAATACAACGATGACCTGGACTTTAATGAGTGGGTAGAAATATATAAAAAACTTGTTTTCTGGGAGTTGGAAATTGACCGTTCGGTTGATAAATCGATGGAAGAAGTTTTTTTGATGCAAAAATCTGAAGCCAATATCAGATTTTGCGAATTTGTGGAAGATAATTATGAAGGCTGGATGACCGATCCTAAAGTCAAAAAACCTGTTTTTTCATTTAATCTTTTAAAACAAAAGGTTTTCCCTTTGATAAAACCTCAATCACCTCTGTTCTTTATTCTGATTGATAATTTCAGATTGGATCAATGGAAAATCATGGAAGAAATCATCAATGATCTGTTTGTGGTGGAAGAAGAAGATACATACTTTTCGATATTACCAACTGCAACTTCTTATGCCAGAAATGCGATATTCTCAGGTTTGTCGCCTTTGGAAATGTCAAAACAGCATGCCGATCTTTGGGTTAACGATGAAGGCGACAATGAAGATGGCTTAAATAAAAATGAAGAAGAATTTTTGAGGAGACAACTGAAAAGAAATAATCTCAATCATAAATTTTCTTATCATAAAATACTGACTAATAATCAGGCTAAATCTCTCGTGGATGGTTTTAGCAATTTATTAAAAGACGATTTGATTGTGGTGGTGTATAATTTCATAGATATGCTTTCTCATGCCCGCACCGATATGGCCGTGATTAAAGAACTAGCACCTGATGAAGCGGCTTACAGGTCGATTACCCGTTCATGGTTGTTACATTCACCATTACTCGATTTTTTGAAATTAATTGCATCAAAAAATGGACGTGTGGTAATTACTACTGACCATGGAATGGTAAAAGTGAAAAATGCCAAACGTATAGTTGGAGATCGGAATGTAAATACTAATTTAAGGTATAAACAAGGCAAGAACCTTAATCTTGATGATAAACGTGATGGAATTATTGAAGTTAGAAGACCTGAAAACTTCAAATTGCCCAGTCCAAATGTTTCCACATCGTATTTTTTTACAACTAACGATTACTTTTTTGCCTATCCCAATAATTTCAATCATTATGTGAGTCATTATCGGGATACTTTTCAGCATGGTGGAGTATCTTTGGAAGAAATGATAATACCTTTTGCAGTTTTGAAAGCGAAATAG
- the kdsB gene encoding 3-deoxy-manno-octulosonate cytidylyltransferase: MRILGVIPARYASTRFPGKLLKEIGGKSIIRMVYEQCLKTKSLNRVVVATDNELVFDHVQSFGGEVIMTLESHQSGTDRCAEVAKKLHGNTDFDFLVNIQGDEPLIDPETIDSLCSQLDIDTQILTAYKTIKTLDELLNPNLVKVVLGEKNQALYFSRSPIPHIRGVEIDHWLVRNDFYQHIGLYVFSVEVLEKIVRFPVSKLENLEKLEQLRWLSNGFNIKAVEVESDSIGIDTPEDFEALRQFLQGK; the protein is encoded by the coding sequence TTGAGAATATTGGGTGTAATACCTGCCAGGTACGCTTCTACCAGATTTCCGGGAAAATTACTTAAAGAAATAGGGGGGAAGTCAATCATCAGGATGGTTTATGAGCAGTGCCTAAAGACCAAAAGTCTTAATCGGGTCGTAGTTGCGACAGACAATGAATTGGTTTTTGACCATGTGCAAAGTTTTGGTGGTGAGGTGATTATGACATTAGAGTCACATCAAAGTGGAACAGACCGCTGTGCCGAGGTGGCCAAAAAACTTCATGGTAATACTGATTTTGATTTTCTGGTAAACATTCAGGGAGATGAGCCCTTGATTGATCCGGAAACTATTGATTCCCTTTGCTCTCAACTTGATATTGACACTCAGATACTTACGGCCTATAAAACCATAAAAACACTTGATGAATTATTAAATCCTAATTTGGTTAAGGTGGTTTTAGGAGAAAAAAATCAGGCATTATATTTCAGTAGGTCACCAATTCCTCATATTAGAGGTGTTGAAATTGATCATTGGCTAGTCAGGAATGACTTTTATCAGCATATTGGATTATATGTTTTCAGTGTGGAAGTTTTGGAAAAAATTGTAAGGTTTCCAGTGTCAAAATTAGAAAATCTGGAAAAATTGGAACAATTGAGATGGCTTAGTAATGGATTCAATATCAAAGCTGTAGAAGTTGAATCTGACAGTATTGGAATCGATACTCCGGAAGATTTCGAGGCACTGAGGCAATTTTTACAAGGTAAATGA
- a CDS encoding LysM peptidoglycan-binding domain-containing protein, whose protein sequence is MKKIFLFTLLSSIFNCSFSGYSQNSGLPATEFRHNLVFIKHKVAEGETLYSLINKYNAKTAEVFELNSALKANSTIKVGQELVFPMLKNGKHVSVEAYKNSQKPTKASEKTKNQKYHVVKTGDTIFSLAKEYDLDISYLVEANDISDNLIKIGQKLLIDKTEIEKIGKKLEEESKKEALVIKPVGKKHNEVGVAEVISTGNRTNKNLVMHRTAPVGTLITITNEANGNSITARVIGNLKKVGADQEIMIKLSPFAYYKLRPKDSKIRASIEYYSSK, encoded by the coding sequence ATGAAGAAAATATTCCTATTCACTCTTTTATCAAGTATTTTTAACTGTTCATTTTCAGGATATTCGCAAAACTCCGGCTTACCAGCCACAGAGTTTAGACATAATCTGGTTTTCATCAAACATAAAGTAGCTGAAGGTGAAACCTTGTATTCGTTAATCAACAAATACAATGCAAAAACTGCAGAGGTTTTTGAATTAAATAGTGCTTTAAAAGCAAATTCTACAATAAAAGTTGGGCAAGAGTTGGTTTTTCCGATGTTAAAAAACGGAAAACATGTGAGTGTTGAAGCCTATAAAAATTCTCAAAAACCTACAAAAGCCTCAGAAAAAACCAAAAATCAAAAATATCATGTCGTAAAAACCGGTGATACAATTTTCTCCTTGGCAAAAGAATACGACCTGGACATAAGTTACCTTGTTGAAGCCAATGATATTAGTGACAACCTGATAAAAATCGGACAAAAACTTTTGATTGATAAAACCGAAATCGAAAAAATTGGTAAAAAACTGGAAGAAGAAAGTAAAAAGGAAGCTTTGGTAATAAAACCGGTTGGTAAAAAACATAATGAAGTTGGGGTGGCTGAGGTAATAAGTACAGGAAACCGTACAAATAAAAATCTTGTTATGCACCGTACAGCACCAGTTGGGACACTCATTACAATCACCAATGAAGCCAACGGAAATTCAATTACTGCCAGGGTAATCGGTAATCTGAAGAAGGTAGGTGCTGATCAGGAAATTATGATAAAACTTTCCCCATTTGCTTATTATAAATTAAGACCAAAAGATTCAAAAATCAGGGCTTCAATAGAGTATTACTCTTCGAAATAA
- a CDS encoding TIGR02757 family protein, with translation MFSQETIDLLNEKYLQYNQPNFIENDPISIPHQFSKTQDIEIAGFFAATLAWGQRKTIINKCNDLMQAMDFSPHDFVLNHSESDLKQLQNFVHRTFNFTDLLYFIEFFKNHYSKFESLEYAFMIENIHKKNVRINLVRFKEYFFSSSDYPQRTTKHISTPANHSACKRLNMFLRWMIRKDRKGVDFGIWKNLKTTQLIIPCDVHVEKTARILGLTDRPKPDWHMAEEITENLKLLDPVDPVKYDFALFGMGIENYFFK, from the coding sequence ATGTTTTCTCAGGAAACCATAGATTTGCTGAATGAAAAATATCTTCAGTATAATCAGCCCAATTTTATTGAAAACGACCCAATCTCAATTCCCCACCAATTTTCAAAAACTCAGGATATCGAAATTGCAGGATTCTTTGCGGCAACTCTGGCATGGGGACAAAGGAAAACCATTATCAATAAATGCAATGACCTGATGCAGGCAATGGATTTTTCACCGCATGATTTTGTGTTAAACCATTCAGAATCAGACCTAAAACAGCTCCAAAACTTTGTTCATCGTACCTTTAACTTCACAGACCTGCTGTATTTTATAGAGTTTTTCAAAAACCACTATTCAAAATTTGAAAGCCTGGAATATGCATTTATGATTGAAAATATTCATAAAAAAAATGTCAGAATAAATCTGGTGCGATTTAAAGAATATTTCTTCTCTTCCTCTGATTATCCGCAACGAACCACCAAGCACATTTCTACTCCAGCCAATCATTCGGCATGTAAAAGGCTCAATATGTTTCTAAGATGGATGATTAGAAAAGACAGGAAAGGTGTTGATTTTGGAATTTGGAAAAACCTGAAAACTACACAATTAATAATACCTTGTGATGTACATGTTGAAAAAACTGCCAGAATTCTGGGACTTACAGACAGACCAAAACCCGACTGGCATATGGCAGAAGAAATTACAGAAAATTTGAAATTATTGGATCCTGTAGATCCGGTAAAATATGATTTTGCATTATTTGGAATGGGTATCGAAAACTATTTTTTTAAATAA
- a CDS encoding bifunctional nuclease family protein, translating to MDKIKLEILDLSPSQLQAGSFTLILNEANGDRRLPIIIGMFEAQAIAIEMEKIMPTRPLTHDLFKSFSKSFDFSIEEIQISEISEGVFFSKIICTDGIRQKNIDSRPSDAIAIALRFNAPIYTYENVMKEAGISSDEISNDAAETKPKNIKVKSSKELYSNSLEDLKKMLDEAIKNEEYERAAKIRDEIDKRN from the coding sequence GTGGATAAGATAAAACTTGAAATATTAGACCTCTCACCCAGCCAATTGCAGGCGGGGTCATTTACTTTGATACTCAATGAAGCCAATGGAGACAGACGCTTGCCCATAATTATCGGAATGTTTGAAGCTCAGGCCATTGCGATTGAAATGGAGAAGATAATGCCTACACGACCTTTAACCCATGATTTATTTAAATCTTTCTCCAAATCCTTTGATTTTTCGATTGAAGAAATTCAGATATCAGAGATTTCGGAAGGTGTGTTTTTCTCGAAAATTATTTGTACTGACGGCATTCGTCAAAAAAACATTGATTCCAGGCCATCAGATGCTATTGCAATTGCCCTGCGATTCAACGCCCCTATATATACTTATGAAAATGTAATGAAGGAAGCGGGAATCAGTTCTGATGAAATCTCAAATGATGCTGCGGAAACCAAACCCAAAAACATCAAAGTGAAATCATCTAAGGAATTATATTCTAACTCCTTAGAAGACCTCAAAAAAATGCTGGATGAGGCTATTAAAAACGAAGAATACGAAAGAGCCGCAAAAATCAGAGACGAGATTGATAAAAGAAACTGA
- a CDS encoding 1-acyl-sn-glycerol-3-phosphate acyltransferase: protein MFKIIKNFMPVPVETSNPYLRALSYLDIFGLFQKDPFGNWMVLKRIVVFVAGWPTYYRIAVANQLKIEGTEYLKDLPSQNVFFISNHQTYFADVITFYHIFCNVKWGFGKKLIPIYLFSPRARIFYVAARETMKSGLIPKLFSLAGAILVDRSWRADGHNVKRDVDKSAGDSVSQGLKYGWVVSFPQGTTSPYAPIRKGTAHIILANKPIVVPVVINGFRRAFNKTGLKYKKRNTQLSVKFKKPIYFDDSHSLEYITSTVEEIIEQSMPELVAEWNALKEEAKKR, encoded by the coding sequence ATGTTTAAGATTATAAAAAACTTTATGCCCGTACCGGTGGAAACCTCCAACCCATATTTGAGGGCATTGTCGTATCTGGATATTTTCGGTTTATTCCAAAAAGACCCATTTGGCAACTGGATGGTTTTAAAAAGAATAGTGGTGTTTGTTGCCGGTTGGCCTACTTATTACAGAATAGCAGTTGCCAATCAGCTAAAAATTGAAGGCACAGAATATCTGAAAGATCTGCCAAGTCAAAACGTTTTTTTTATCTCAAATCACCAAACTTATTTTGCCGACGTAATCACATTTTATCATATTTTTTGTAATGTAAAATGGGGTTTTGGAAAAAAACTGATTCCAATTTACCTGTTTTCGCCACGAGCTAGAATTTTTTATGTTGCTGCCAGAGAAACTATGAAATCAGGCCTTATTCCAAAGCTTTTTAGCCTGGCAGGTGCTATTTTGGTTGATAGAAGCTGGCGTGCCGACGGTCATAATGTAAAACGGGACGTCGATAAATCTGCCGGAGATTCAGTATCCCAGGGACTAAAATATGGCTGGGTGGTGAGTTTTCCACAAGGTACTACCAGCCCATACGCACCTATCAGAAAAGGTACTGCACATATTATTTTGGCCAATAAACCTATCGTAGTGCCTGTGGTAATCAATGGTTTCAGAAGGGCCTTTAACAAAACCGGTCTTAAATATAAAAAACGGAATACTCAATTAAGTGTAAAGTTTAAAAAACCTATATATTTTGATGATTCTCATAGCCTCGAATATATAACTTCAACTGTAGAAGAGATCATAGAGCAAAGCATGCCTGAATTAGTGGCAGAGTGGAATGCACTAAAAGAAGAAGCAAAAAAGAGGTGA
- a CDS encoding ABC transporter permease has translation MVFNRNLGSYPGILITISLTVALFLIGFSGWIALSSKELIKYVKQNIEVQTYLEKDLDFTQIIALKHKIEAMGIAEIKNGEAQVQLISKEKAAEIFYKDTKEDYKAVLGENPFRDSFTIRLKEENISELQLKNIKTEIEKLTGVFEVEYAKDFLKGIITNVNKIYKILALIVFIFFVATILLINNTIKLALYSQRFIIRTMQLVGATDFFIQKPFLIKGIIQGVIASVISIILIFLTKNLATSQIDGLALIQNDRAMLGLFFVLLILGPIIGLLSTYQSIIRYHKLDLDKLY, from the coding sequence ATGGTATTTAACCGAAATCTAGGCAGTTACCCCGGGATTCTTATAACGATAAGTCTCACCGTAGCCCTCTTTCTGATAGGTTTCAGTGGTTGGATTGCCCTGTCTTCAAAGGAATTGATTAAGTACGTAAAACAAAATATTGAAGTTCAGACTTATCTCGAAAAAGACCTGGATTTCACTCAAATAATAGCTTTAAAACATAAAATTGAGGCCATGGGCATAGCCGAAATTAAAAACGGAGAGGCTCAGGTTCAGCTTATTTCGAAAGAAAAAGCTGCTGAGATATTTTACAAAGACACCAAAGAAGACTATAAAGCCGTTTTGGGAGAAAATCCGTTCCGGGATTCTTTCACAATCAGACTTAAAGAGGAGAATATCAGTGAGCTACAACTCAAAAATATCAAAACTGAAATTGAAAAACTTACTGGTGTGTTTGAAGTAGAATATGCAAAAGACTTTCTGAAAGGCATCATAACCAATGTCAATAAAATTTATAAAATTCTAGCCTTGATAGTATTCATATTTTTTGTGGCAACTATCTTATTGATAAATAATACTATAAAACTAGCACTGTATAGTCAGCGATTTATAATCAGAACAATGCAATTGGTTGGAGCAACTGACTTTTTTATACAGAAACCGTTTTTGATAAAAGGAATAATTCAAGGAGTTATAGCCTCAGTAATTAGTATAATTTTAATATTTTTAACAAAAAACCTGGCTACATCTCAAATAGATGGTCTTGCTTTGATTCAAAATGATAGGGCAATGCTTGGTTTATTTTTTGTACTTTTGATTTTAGGGCCTATCATTGGGCTCCTAAGTACCTATCAGTCAATAATCAGATACCATAAATTGGATCTGGATAAACTTTATTAA
- a CDS encoding DUF3098 domain-containing protein produces MKSNKEKENTENQDTSSLPFQKGNYVFMLAGVALIIAGFIIMTLDKTEFGFGFLGITLGPLVAFAGFMVELYAILKK; encoded by the coding sequence ATGAAATCAAATAAAGAAAAAGAAAACACCGAAAATCAGGATACTTCTTCGCTTCCATTTCAAAAAGGAAATTATGTTTTCATGTTGGCCGGTGTTGCATTAATTATTGCCGGATTCATAATCATGACCCTTGACAAAACAGAATTTGGCTTTGGATTTTTAGGTATCACGCTTGGACCATTAGTAGCTTTTGCAGGTTTTATGGTCGAACTTTACGCGATTCTTAAAAAATAA
- a CDS encoding undecaprenyl-diphosphate phosphatase, protein MTIFQAIILAIIEGLTEYLPVSSTGHMIIGSAFLGIAEHPFTKIFEVNIQFGAILAVIALYWKRFFQSLEFYKKLIVAFIPAAVLGLLLDDFIDSLLENVWVVAISLLVGGVILIFIDSYFEKKPQKEDSTLKDSFMIGLFQCISMIPGVSRSAATIIGGMFQGLSRKSAAEFSFFLAVPTMFGASVLKLGKGFMKGTLNFNAEEVKLLLIGNLVGFVVAIIAIKFFIGFLQKHGFKVFGIYRIVIGVLLLGLLAAGVDLKVI, encoded by the coding sequence ATGACAATTTTTCAAGCAATTATATTAGCCATCATTGAGGGCTTAACAGAATATTTGCCTGTAAGCTCTACCGGGCACATGATTATTGGTTCGGCATTTCTTGGAATTGCTGAGCATCCCTTTACTAAAATATTTGAAGTCAACATACAATTTGGAGCCATATTGGCTGTAATTGCACTTTACTGGAAACGTTTTTTTCAGAGTTTAGAATTTTATAAAAAACTAATCGTTGCTTTTATTCCTGCTGCGGTATTGGGCTTATTATTAGACGATTTCATTGATTCCTTACTCGAAAACGTTTGGGTTGTGGCTATCAGTTTGTTGGTAGGTGGCGTAATTTTAATTTTTATTGATAGTTATTTCGAGAAAAAACCACAAAAGGAAGACAGTACTCTCAAAGATAGCTTCATGATTGGGCTTTTTCAATGTATTTCCATGATTCCCGGAGTTTCACGCTCTGCTGCCACTATCATTGGTGGTATGTTTCAGGGTTTAAGCCGAAAATCTGCCGCTGAATTTTCTTTTTTTCTTGCGGTGCCCACTATGTTTGGTGCCTCAGTGCTAAAATTGGGAAAAGGCTTTATGAAAGGCACTTTGAATTTTAATGCTGAAGAAGTAAAACTATTGTTGATTGGTAACTTGGTAGGATTTGTTGTTGCCATAATTGCTATTAAATTTTTCATTGGATTTCTACAAAAACACGGCTTCAAGGTTTTCGGAATATATAGAATAGTAATAGGAGTTTTGTTGCTGGGATTACTGGCTGCAGGTGTTGACTTAAAAGTGATTTAA
- the truB gene encoding tRNA pseudouridine(55) synthase TruB, producing the protein MDNPFNDSVLLIDKPLTWTSFDVVNKIRYAGKFKKVGHAGTLDPLATGLLILCTGKKTKEIETYQAQVKEYTGEFTIGKTTPSFDLETEVDHTHPIDHITKEMIEQARISFLGKISQIPPVFSAIKVNGKRAYESARLGKEIELKAREVEITEFEINSDSFPLIKFRVVCSKGTYIRSLARDFGLALQSGAYLSELRRTKIGEFNVSNAESVEEMVKKLKLSNENLLQTL; encoded by the coding sequence ATGGATAACCCTTTCAATGACAGCGTTTTATTAATCGACAAACCTCTCACTTGGACTTCATTTGATGTGGTTAATAAAATAAGATATGCCGGAAAATTCAAAAAAGTTGGTCATGCAGGCACACTAGATCCATTAGCTACAGGACTTTTGATCCTCTGCACCGGAAAAAAAACCAAAGAAATTGAAACTTATCAGGCTCAGGTCAAGGAATATACAGGGGAATTTACCATTGGAAAAACTACACCTTCTTTTGACCTTGAAACAGAAGTAGATCATACCCACCCCATCGATCACATAACAAAAGAAATGATAGAGCAGGCAAGGATCTCATTTTTAGGGAAAATTTCTCAAATACCTCCTGTTTTTTCGGCTATAAAAGTAAATGGGAAACGTGCCTATGAATCAGCCAGATTAGGCAAAGAAATAGAACTAAAGGCCAGAGAAGTGGAAATCACTGAATTTGAAATAAACTCTGATTCTTTTCCTTTAATAAAATTCAGGGTAGTATGCTCAAAAGGAACTTATATAAGAAGTCTTGCCAGAGATTTTGGACTGGCACTGCAATCTGGTGCTTACCTGTCAGAATTGAGAAGAACAAAAATCGGAGAATTCAATGTTTCAAACGCTGAAAGCGTAGAAGAAATGGTAAAAAAACTTAAGCTTTCGAATGAAAATTTACTACAAACTCTCTGA